The DNA window tttgtttacagcttgtaccgttactttcaggagcataccgttaaattcgatgatcttatgtgttcactcaaatcgaataaacaaagacattatagttcctagaatactgaagatgactccggttatgagatacagacaaccaagttctttatgattgcagtacaccaccaccccactggactgtttaagacagctaaaagtgttggatttcaatatcacggtaatcatgtttgcttggaagctgtagtcattataactattgatttagtataagcatagaaccaatccggtagtaagatatacgatagtagctaatctaccatataagatataagtcgcttgtggaatagcactaccaataataatcaagaagatcatactgtatacccaaataattacccatccactgactacatttcgagtcataaaatgttgtcgtatcaacattcgagtattcaaagctcgaatttcagataaaagagctaagttaatgagagaggacataaatactaacaaaccaccggttttggatgggattacttttaacaccgcataatatgctaaaaagtaccattcaggtacgatatgaagcggagttacaaaccggttcactggtatggagttatctgggtgcgataattcaatcaaactaaaagccgtttgtaagaaaattaaaccaattagataatatggtagatagggaacaaactgtctccagacgttcttaacccagctcacgtattacatctgacggtgaactagcgttcctaactgaatcttgttcaataacaagggagtaatgagccgacatggaggtgctgatacaatccgaggattagaactcccaatattatctgacctgttatccccggcgtaccttacgaccgttatatgatttagagatagaatgtaatgtggattaatatccacatggtttctacaaagtgtagatataaaatagtgaatggttctgtaaagatcttgcataacatacctttagatttgcttagcattatagagcttgtaggcatgtaagtaactaaagaactatagatactttgagtgaagaatacaaggatagctccaacaataacatggctaaaatgtataccagttaagatgaaaagtccattaccaaatgcattatcattaatataaagagatagtcctaagtattccgtacagactaacattaagaaggcgactaccaaagtgaatgtcatgatattcgtacagcttgtatacaaatgttggtttttcaaatatacgctggataccactatacttaatgcacttaacatgatggtcatgaaaagcacaagagaacttggatccggtaaacaaagaccttcaagatctaaaccagtagtccaactcgtagtatatactccccagaaaaaggtagtttatat is part of the Besnoitia besnoiti strain Bb-Ger1 chromosome Unknown contig00089, whole genome shotgun sequence genome and encodes:
- a CDS encoding cytochrome b (encoded by transcript BESB_081250), which gives rise to MSAHYSLVIEQDSFVPYLPYYLIGLIFLQTAFSLIELSHPDNSIPVNRFVTPLHIVPEWYFLAYYAVLKVIPSKTGGLLVFMSSLINLALLSEIRALNTRMLIRQHFMTRNVVSGWVIIWVYSMIFLIIIGSAIPQATYILYGRLATIVYLTTGLVLCLY
- a CDS encoding cytochrome c oxidase subunit iii subfamily protein (encoded by transcript BESB_081260), whose product is MTIMLSALSIVVSSVYLKNQHLYTSCTNIMTFTLVVAFLMLVCTEYLGLSLYINDNAFGNGLFILTGIHFSHVIVGAILVFFTQSIYSSLVTYMPTSSIMLSKSKGMLCKIFTEPFTILYLHFVETMWILIHITFYL